GGTGGGGTCAATGGTTCAATTGTGATGGGGCCAGTGCTGCTCCCATCACCGAGGTTGAGTCGGATGTCCTTGAGATGCAGCTTCTCTGACTTGATCCTCCGCACCTTGAGGGGCTTCAGGCGCTTGCTGAGACGTGAGTTGTGCCGGCCTGGTGGCCGCTCGGTGCCTGGCTCTGCACTGGCTGCTCCTGGGGGCTGTGTGCCCTCATCAATCCCTGTTAGTGATTCATAGGAGGGCAACGAGACGCTGATCCTGCGGTTCCGCTCCGGGTCGTGGGGCTCTGAGTAGCCTGAATTCATCACTTCCTCGTAGCTGGGGACGTAGTAGCGGGAGGACACGTCTTCATCCTCTTCTTGGCTGCAGGAGATAAAGCGAGAGCATCAGCCTGACATCACTTCGACTTCATTGGGGCATGGGGACAGAGAGAGGTGATAAAAACAcaaccagaaataaataaaaaaaccacagcTGGGTTAGCTTCTCCttgagctcctgctgccccccaTGGCTCACCtgtcctcctcctgctgtgAAGGCTCCACGGACGCTTGGTGCTGTATCACCCTGGGGATGTCCTCACTCTGCCTCTTCTTATCACGGACATTCAAGcagagggacagcagcagcagcagcaaacctgCCCCAACCAGCACGTAGGCCACAGAAAATGTCTTGCTCTTAAAAATACCTCCACCACCGCGGTCAGGCTTGCTGCTATTCCCAGCATTGGATTTATCAGGGTGTCCAAAGCCAGGCACAAGGTTCCACACAGCCAAGATGATGCCAAGGATgagcatccccatcccaatggCCGTCAGTGCGTAGTGCGACCCGTTGGTACGAGATGGGGCCATTGTGTGTTGGCCAACTCACTGCATCCCTGGTGACCCCGGGTGGATACCATGCATGCGGTGCTCGGGCAGAGCAGATGGGCAGACCTGCAAAGAGAGAACACTGCACTGATAGGTGCACCCTGACCCAAGCACTGAGCTTGGAGCACTCTGGTTCAGAGCCAGCCAAGCCAATGCTGCCTATCCATCTGGATGGGATGCCTGCATTTCCCTGGCCAATGGGATCCCATATACACATGGGATGTAATTGCTTTCCAAAAATAAACACGTGCAACTGCATCTCCTGGCAGCTCGCCTCAacctcagcacacagcaaggAGTACAACATCACACTGCAAGCTGCATGTAAGTAATGCAGCAAGGACCCCAGATTTCCATGCcacagcctggcagcagcatcccatggGTGCCACAGGCAGCAATCAGCTGTGCAAACACGccactttgttttcctttcttggcTTTGCAGGGCTTGTTTGTGCAAGGAGCCGTCCCTTGgacaggatgctgctgcatgctTTTCCCATATACGCCTTTGCTCGGTGCCGTGGCAATCTATGCTGTTGGTCCCTGGTTCATGTTTGATTGTTTAGCTTGAGAGCGTGCTGGGTCGCTGGGTCATGGCTAGAAATGAGAAGCATTCccagaaaacagagcagcttATAGGAAAAGACACGCAAGCCAGGCAAGGAAATGGGGATCATAGAATGGGTCTGAGTcggaagggaccattaaaggcCATTCTAGTTCAATGGGGACGCAGAGCAAATTTCCCCATCTCAGTCCTCCGCTCTTAAGTCCCCCTTTGGATGCTCCCAGAGGACTCGCTCTACATGCAGCAtagccccagccctgctcctcaccTCTCCCCATCACCCACTGTCAGAGGGTTGTCTGATAGCCCCCAAGCCCTATCCAGAGCCCACCATTCTGCCTTGGCAGCTCCATGCCATGCCTTGTGTTGGGGACAGCACCCACGCTGCAGGTGGCTGTAAACTCAGTGACCTTTACGGGTGTGGAGCTTATTGCAATGGGGAATTGCATCACACGTCCCGCTCCTTCCTCACCTCCAGCTGCATCCGGCCCCATTCCCAGCCACACCAGTGCCATCAGGACCCAGCAATTGGGCCACTCACTCCCCTACTAACCCAGCTCCTGTCCTCAAGCTTATCCTTATCCAGCAGAGCATCGTGTAGGCACTGAGCTTCCACCTGCAAAGCATTGCCAGTGCTTTGGGGGGAGGAGAAATCAGCACCACGCTGCCCTCAGCTGCAGATCTATGGGGAGGGGCACGACGGGGAAGGAACAGAGAGCTCATTTTGCTGGAGGGATGGAAGGTTTCCAATAGCAATGCACCTTCCCACCATCTCCAGCCTCCCTCTGGCACCTCTCTAAGCTGCTCCGTCATTGCAGTGTTGAAAAGTTTGGCCCAGATCCCTGCCTTGCAGAGAGGGCAAATCGCATTAACCCACGCGGCGACGTCCGTCTCTCTCTCACCATCTAATTATCTCTACGTTAGGCTTATCAGAGCACGCTGCCGTAGCCATAGCCCCACTGCTGTGACGTCAATGGTTGGAGAAGAGGTCTGGAAAAAGCAGCCTCGGTGAAAAGGGAACTCAGCAGCATAGGGaaagctgcagcacctccaggaaAGCACCAAACCAAAGCCTCCCTACAGCCAGAAATTCACCTCCAGGTTGGCAGTGCCCATGgatatccatccatccatccatccatccccattccaTGGCATTCCCAGTCCTGTGCTGCAATCCAGAACCCCATAAAGATTGTTCTGTTTCCCCACTTCATTCACTGCCATCATGAGCCACCACGTGCAACCAGTACTCACCGCCCTCACCACTCTGCTCCCACCTCAGTGCTGGTATAGAGACATGCCCTGTAGTGGCCAACTCTGTGCCCAGAGCTCCAGCCTTCCCCACAACCAGCTCCCGCCCCacaaccagccccacaaccagcagccccagccaccTTTGTCCCCAACCCACGCACACCTGTGGTCTTGTGCTCACTGCTGTCAATGATTTACACCAGGAACTCCGAATCATTAAACCAGAACGGCTCCGTGTGctctcagctccttcccttGCTAGAAACCACAGCagtccctgctgctccccataaTGAATCCACTGCATCCCCTTCCTGCTCCTACCACCAGGTTGCAGCTCCAATCCCCACTCAAGGTGAAATCCAGGGTTTTCCACTCCCTGGATGAGGTCAGAGTGGATGCACAGCTCATCCCATTGGGGCCGGCCACCGGCAGCATGCTCAGGTCATGACACATGGGACCATTTTCACCTTACAGGCATATGAGCTCAGCAGGGGAtgacacacacatacacagctGATGACCAACGtggtgctggggctggtggtgggCTCAGTATCTGCCTCTGACAACTTTAAGTATCGTAGaaacatggaatcatagaacggttgggttggaagggatcttaaagaccaAAGAcccatagaatggcttgggttggaagatcatagaaccactgTAAAtctgggttggaatggaccctgAAGCCCATCCAACCCCAATCCCTGCCGTGGCCTGGTTGTTCCCCATCA
The nucleotide sequence above comes from Coturnix japonica isolate 7356 chromosome 21, Coturnix japonica 2.1, whole genome shotgun sequence. Encoded proteins:
- the TMEM51 gene encoding transmembrane protein 51; the encoded protein is MAPSRTNGSHYALTAIGMGMLILGIILAVWNLVPGFGHPDKSNAGNSSKPDRGGGGIFKSKTFSVAYVLVGAGLLLLLLSLCLNVRDKKRQSEDIPRVIQHQASVEPSQQEEDSQEEDEDVSSRYYVPSYEEVMNSGYSEPHDPERNRRISVSLPSYESLTGIDEGTQPPGAASAEPGTERPPGRHNSRLSKRLKPLKVRRIKSEKLHLKDIRLNLGDGSSTGPITIEPLTPPPKYEDIQEKTPGSQQLT